One segment of Castanea sativa cultivar Marrone di Chiusa Pesio chromosome 3, ASM4071231v1 DNA contains the following:
- the LOC142628981 gene encoding ABC transporter C family member 3-like, producing the protein MVLIYKKTLSIKHAGSSNDKIINSINLDAEKIGDFCSYIRGVWWLPVQVLLASIILYRNLGGAPSTAASFATVLVMVCNTPLAKMQKKASLEDYGSQGCKNQSEFRNFEEYESVEAAFMAIHFLKNLLHLRETKRNWLKRNPFAS; encoded by the coding sequence ATGGTATTGATTTACAAGAAAACTCTATCAATTAAGCATGCTGGTTCAAGCAATGACAAAATCATAAATTCAATCAACTTGGATGCTGAAAAAATTGGAGACTTCTGCTCATACATTCGCGGAGTTTGGTGGCTTCCAGTCCAGGTCCTTCTGGCCTCAATCATCCTCTATAGGAATCTAGGAGGTGCCCCCTCCACGGCTGCATCTTTTGCAACAGTTTTGGTGATGGTATGCAACACACCTTTggccaaaatgcaaaaaaagGCTTCACTCGAAGATTATGGAAGCCAAGGATGCAAGAATCAAAGTGAATTCAGAAACTTTGAAGAGTATGAGAGTGTTGAAGCTGCATTCATGGCAATCCACTTCTTGAAGAATCTCCTTCATCTGAGGGAAACTAAGAGAAACTGGCTGAAAAGAAACCCCTTTGCAAGCTAA